From one Deltaproteobacteria bacterium HGW-Deltaproteobacteria-4 genomic stretch:
- a CDS encoding NADH-quinone oxidoreductase subunit M, whose protein sequence is MQNLLSWMTFFPLVGLAILLFMPGAKENALKVWTLVVTIITFMISLPLAFDDVFKTSAAMHYTEFSKWISIGDFFQMNYNVGVDGISLWLVMLTTFIMPIAVLSTWHAVDKNVKGFMAMLLLLETAMLGAFVSIDLFLFYIFWELMLIPMYFLIGIWGGKNRIYAAVKFFLYTAVGSLLMLVAIIYVYYYGVKTGIATDGFSIVEFYKLGIPGNLQTWLFLAFAFSFAIKVPMFPLHTWLPDAHTEAPTAGSVILAAVLLKMGTYGYVRFAIPLFPEAMQTFTPLLATLAVIGIIYGALVAMMQDDVKKLVAYSSVSHLGFVMLGVFAMNLQGMAGGMLQMINHGISTGALFLIVGFLYERRHTREINEFGGLAKKMPIFATIFMIMTFSSIGLPGTNGFVGEFLAILGAFESELRWYAVVATTGVIFAAVYMLWMYQRVMFGECNNPKNADLKDLSAREITLMVPLLVFVFWIGVYPNTFFDKMNPALENLIKQVKSQQVAMVIPASTGGHSLGNPRLTHPGMPPQGHQ, encoded by the coding sequence ATGCAAAATCTTCTCAGTTGGATGACTTTCTTCCCGCTTGTAGGACTCGCCATCCTGCTTTTCATGCCGGGTGCGAAAGAGAATGCCCTCAAGGTCTGGACCTTGGTGGTGACAATCATTACCTTCATGATCAGTCTGCCACTCGCATTTGACGATGTCTTCAAGACCTCGGCGGCGATGCACTACACTGAATTCAGCAAGTGGATCAGCATCGGCGATTTCTTCCAGATGAATTACAACGTTGGCGTCGATGGCATCAGCCTCTGGCTGGTGATGCTGACAACCTTCATCATGCCGATCGCCGTTCTCTCGACCTGGCATGCGGTCGACAAGAACGTCAAGGGTTTCATGGCAATGCTCCTGCTGCTTGAAACCGCGATGCTAGGCGCCTTCGTCTCCATCGATCTCTTCCTTTTCTACATCTTCTGGGAATTGATGCTGATTCCGATGTACTTCCTCATCGGTATCTGGGGTGGAAAAAACCGTATCTATGCAGCGGTGAAATTCTTCCTCTACACGGCCGTCGGCTCCCTGCTCATGCTGGTCGCCATCATCTATGTTTATTACTACGGGGTAAAGACCGGTATTGCCACGGACGGCTTCTCGATCGTCGAATTCTACAAACTCGGCATACCGGGCAATCTCCAGACCTGGCTCTTCCTCGCCTTTGCCTTCAGCTTCGCCATTAAAGTACCGATGTTCCCCTTACATACCTGGTTGCCGGATGCGCATACCGAAGCTCCGACCGCCGGTTCGGTCATCCTCGCCGCCGTTCTGCTGAAGATGGGTACCTACGGATATGTCCGCTTTGCTATCCCCCTCTTCCCTGAGGCGATGCAGACCTTCACGCCCCTCCTCGCGACCCTGGCCGTGATTGGCATCATCTACGGTGCCTTGGTGGCGATGATGCAGGACGATGTCAAGAAACTCGTCGCCTACTCGTCCGTCTCGCATCTCGGTTTTGTCATGCTCGGTGTCTTCGCCATGAACCTGCAAGGGATGGCGGGCGGCATGCTGCAGATGATCAATCACGGTATCTCGACCGGTGCACTCTTCCTTATCGTCGGCTTCCTATATGAGCGTCGCCATACCCGTGAGATCAACGAATTCGGCGGTCTGGCCAAGAAGATGCCGATCTTTGCGACGATCTTCATGATTATGACCTTCTCCTCAATCGGCCTGCCCGGGACGAATGGTTTTGTCGGTGAATTTCTTGCGATCCTTGGCGCCTTTGAAAGTGAGCTCCGCTGGTACGCAGTTGTCGCCACCACCGGGGTCATCTTTGCAGCAGTTTACATGCTCTGGATGTATCAGCGCGTTATGTTCGGTGAGTGCAACAATCCGAAGAACGCCGATTTGAAAGATCTCTCCGCTAGAGAGATTACCCTGATGGTGCCGCTGCTGGTCTTTGTCTTCTGGATCGGCGTTTATCCCAACACCTTCTTTGACAAAATGAATCCGGCTCTGGAGAATCTGATCAAGCAGGTCAAGAGCCAGCAGGTGGCCATGGTTATCCCGGCCAGTACAGGTGGACATTCTCTCGGTAATCCGCGCTTAACACATCCTGGTATGCCGCCGCAGGGTCACCAGTAA
- the gatA gene encoding Asp-tRNA(Asn)/Glu-tRNA(Gln) amidotransferase GatCAB subunit A (allows the formation of correctly charged Asn-tRNA(Asn) or Gln-tRNA(Gln) through the transamidation of misacylated Asp-tRNA(Asn) or Glu-tRNA(Gln) in organisms which lack either or both of asparaginyl-tRNA or glutaminyl-tRNA synthetases; reaction takes place in the presence of glutamine and ATP through an activated phospho-Asp-tRNA(Asn) or phospho-Glu-tRNA) → MPLIDYSISQLQTLLRSGKISASELCDAYLARIDDVDGEINAYITVAAETARTAALAADRELAGGAARPLTGIPLALKDIFVTKGIRTTCASKILTDYLPPYDGTAVQRLYDSGAVLLGKVNMDEFAMGSSNENSAFGVVRNPWNRDYVTGGSSGGSAACVAARTAVAALGTDTGGSIRQPAAHCGVVGLKPTYGRVSRYGVIAYASSLDQVGPLTRDVRDCAILTQAIAGYDPLDSTSVNTPVPDYLASLETGVKGLRIGLPREYFGAGLDPEVKAALEEAQRVLAGLGAEFVEISLPHTEYAVACYYLIATAEASSNLARYDGIRFGLRVDEGEGLNALYCRSRAAGFGAEVKRRIMLGTYALSAGYYDAYYLKAQKARTLIRKDIIDAFDQVDVLLSPVAPTPAFRLGEKTADPLQMYLSDIFTIPVNLAGTCALSLPCGFSAGGLPIGLQLIGRPFAEATLLQAAYAYEQATEWHQRQAIL, encoded by the coding sequence ATGCCATTAATCGATTACAGTATTTCTCAACTGCAGACTCTGTTGCGCAGCGGCAAAATCAGTGCCTCGGAGCTGTGCGACGCTTATCTCGCCCGGATCGACGATGTTGACGGTGAGATCAACGCCTACATCACCGTTGCTGCTGAAACGGCCCGTACCGCCGCCCTCGCTGCGGATCGCGAACTGGCGGGCGGCGCCGCCCGGCCCCTGACCGGCATCCCGCTGGCGCTGAAGGATATCTTCGTGACCAAGGGGATCCGCACCACCTGCGCTTCGAAGATTCTTACGGATTACCTTCCTCCTTACGACGGGACAGCGGTACAGCGTCTCTACGACAGCGGCGCCGTTCTCCTCGGCAAGGTCAATATGGATGAGTTCGCCATGGGGAGCTCCAATGAAAACAGCGCATTTGGCGTGGTGCGCAATCCCTGGAACCGTGACTATGTCACCGGCGGTTCCTCCGGCGGCTCTGCTGCCTGCGTCGCCGCCCGTACCGCTGTGGCTGCCCTCGGTACCGACACCGGTGGCTCGATCCGTCAGCCGGCCGCGCATTGCGGCGTCGTCGGCCTCAAGCCGACCTACGGCCGCGTCTCCCGCTACGGCGTCATCGCTTATGCCTCCTCCCTCGACCAGGTCGGGCCGCTGACCCGCGACGTGCGCGACTGCGCGATCCTGACCCAGGCGATTGCCGGCTATGATCCCCTTGATTCGACCTCGGTTAATACCCCGGTCCCCGACTATCTCGCCAGTCTTGAGACGGGCGTCAAGGGGTTGCGCATCGGCCTCCCCCGCGAGTATTTCGGTGCCGGACTCGATCCCGAGGTCAAGGCGGCACTGGAGGAGGCGCAACGCGTCCTTGCCGGACTCGGCGCCGAGTTCGTCGAGATCTCACTGCCGCATACCGAGTATGCAGTCGCCTGTTACTACCTGATCGCCACCGCCGAGGCGTCGAGCAATCTCGCCCGCTACGACGGGATCCGTTTTGGATTGCGCGTCGATGAAGGGGAGGGGCTCAACGCCCTTTACTGCCGCAGTCGTGCCGCCGGTTTCGGCGCCGAGGTCAAGCGTCGCATCATGCTCGGCACCTACGCCCTCTCTGCCGGCTATTATGACGCGTATTACCTCAAGGCGCAGAAGGCCCGCACTCTGATCCGCAAAGACATCATCGACGCTTTCGATCAGGTTGATGTTCTCCTGTCGCCGGTGGCGCCGACTCCGGCTTTTCGCCTCGGCGAAAAGACCGCCGACCCGCTGCAGATGTATCTCTCGGATATCTTCACCATCCCGGTCAACCTTGCCGGGACCTGCGCCCTTAGCCTCCCCTGCGGGTTCTCGGCCGGCGGACTGCCGATCGGCCTGCAGCTGATCGGTCGGCCCTTTGCCGAAGCGACCCTGCTCCAGGCCGCCTATGCCTATGAACAGGCGACCGAGTGGCACCAGCGTCAGGCGATTTTGTAG
- a CDS encoding NADH-quinone oxidoreductase subunit N, protein MENLVQIAMQNVNFDAILPSLVLCSFGMVLLLMNAFMPRGKSTPAAWFSLVAIVVTGFVSIAAWNKPEFGFAGGVALDNYATFFNIIFLVAAGLTILMSDDYLKREGYPVGEFYTLILFATAGSMWMASGTNLMMIFLGLEVLSVSLYVLAGFFRGQLKSNEAGLKYFLLGAFSTGFLLYGIALLYGVTGTIDLARMGEFISANPGAITNPMAVAGLLLLSTGFLFKIAAAPFHMWTPDTYQGAPTPITAFMSAGPKAAAFAGFIRILILGLGGMKAEWTSLLWIIAVLTMVVGNVIAIYQTDIKRTLAYSSIAHAGYALVGIVAANEIGVSGILFYMLAYTFMNLGAFAVLVLVGKKGEENLTLDGFAGFGYKRPWLAIAMVIFLFSLMGIPPTAGFAGKFYIFAGAVKAGYIWLAVIGVLNSAVSLYYYLRIMVAMYFKAPTEEFEWVKMSAPVVASIVIAVAGVLYMGILPGGVIALAKNALF, encoded by the coding sequence ATGGAAAATCTGGTCCAAATCGCCATGCAGAACGTGAATTTCGATGCGATACTCCCTTCGCTCGTCCTCTGTTCTTTCGGCATGGTTCTATTGCTGATGAATGCTTTCATGCCCCGCGGCAAATCAACTCCGGCGGCATGGTTCAGCCTCGTTGCTATCGTTGTTACCGGCTTTGTCTCTATAGCGGCCTGGAATAAACCCGAATTCGGCTTTGCCGGCGGGGTGGCTCTCGACAATTATGCTACCTTCTTCAATATCATCTTCCTGGTTGCCGCCGGTTTGACAATCCTGATGTCGGATGATTATCTCAAGCGGGAAGGCTACCCGGTTGGCGAGTTCTACACGCTGATCCTCTTTGCAACCGCCGGTTCGATGTGGATGGCCTCAGGGACCAACCTGATGATGATCTTCCTCGGATTAGAGGTTCTTTCGGTCTCCCTTTATGTCCTTGCCGGTTTTTTCCGCGGTCAGCTCAAGTCAAATGAAGCAGGCCTCAAGTACTTCCTGCTCGGCGCATTCTCTACCGGTTTCCTCCTGTACGGAATTGCCCTCCTTTATGGCGTGACCGGCACGATCGATCTGGCACGTATGGGCGAGTTTATCTCTGCCAACCCGGGTGCGATCACCAATCCGATGGCAGTGGCCGGTCTCCTCCTCCTCTCCACCGGCTTCCTCTTCAAAATTGCCGCGGCTCCCTTCCACATGTGGACCCCGGATACCTATCAGGGAGCGCCGACCCCGATCACCGCGTTCATGAGTGCCGGTCCGAAAGCGGCTGCCTTTGCCGGTTTCATCCGTATCCTCATCCTCGGCCTTGGCGGCATGAAAGCAGAGTGGACATCCCTCCTCTGGATCATTGCTGTTCTGACCATGGTCGTCGGTAACGTTATTGCCATCTATCAGACCGACATCAAGCGAACCCTCGCTTATTCGTCGATTGCGCATGCCGGTTATGCACTGGTCGGGATCGTCGCAGCCAATGAGATCGGTGTCTCGGGCATCCTCTTTTACATGCTCGCCTACACCTTCATGAATCTCGGCGCCTTTGCTGTCCTGGTTCTGGTCGGTAAAAAGGGTGAAGAGAATCTGACCCTCGACGGCTTTGCCGGTTTTGGCTACAAGCGTCCGTGGCTGGCGATCGCCATGGTTATCTTCCTCTTCTCGCTGATGGGGATTCCGCCGACGGCCGGTTTTGCCGGTAAGTTTTATATCTTTGCCGGCGCGGTCAAGGCCGGTTATATCTGGCTGGCGGTCATCGGTGTCCTTAACTCCGCGGTCTCCCTTTATTACTACCTGCGGATCATGGTCGCCATGTACTTCAAGGCCCCGACCGAAGAGTTCGAGTGGGTCAAGATGTCGGCTCCGGTCGTCGCCTCCATCGTAATCGCCGTGGCCGGTGTCCTCTACATGGGAATCCTGCCGGGCGGTGTTATTGCTCTGGCGAAGAACGCGCTTTTCTAA
- the gatC gene encoding Asp-tRNA(Asn)/Glu-tRNA(Gln) amidotransferase GatCAB subunit C (allows the formation of correctly charged Asn-tRNA(Asn) or Gln-tRNA(Gln) through the transamidation of misacylated Asp-tRNA(Asn) or Glu-tRNA(Gln) in organisms which lack either or both of asparaginyl-tRNA or glutaminyl-tRNA synthetases; reaction takes place in the presence of glutamine and ATP through an activated phospho-Asp-tRNA(Asn) or phospho-Glu-tRNA; some Mycoplasma proteins contain an N-terminal fusion to an unknown domain), with the protein MKITADEVKKVAKLAKLTLSDPDIERMAADMDAMLAYVATLANLDTDGIVPTAHAVPMANAFRADQLRPSLERDAVMAAAPKSADGTFRVPKVIE; encoded by the coding sequence ATGAAGATCACTGCGGATGAGGTGAAAAAGGTCGCCAAACTGGCGAAACTGACCCTCTCAGACCCTGATATCGAGCGCATGGCTGCGGATATGGATGCCATGCTCGCATATGTCGCGACCCTCGCCAATCTCGATACCGACGGGATTGTCCCGACCGCCCATGCCGTGCCGATGGCGAACGCTTTCCGCGCTGACCAGCTGCGCCCCTCACTGGAGCGGGATGCGGTTATGGCGGCGGCGCCGAAGAGTGCAGACGGCACCTTCCGGGTGCCGAAAGTTATTGAGTGA